Proteins encoded by one window of Kribbella italica:
- a CDS encoding DNA-3-methyladenine glycosylase: MPVRRTQLACPVLEVAPRLLGRVLRRTTEEGTVAVRITEVEAYDGPNDPGSHAFRGETARNAVMFGPAGFLYVYFTYGMHYCMNVSVGPDGRPSAVLFRAGEVIEGVELARARRGTVAPVVEKFNSALPTKRRVRNPDWDLARGPARLCVALGISSREPNGTDLLSPKSAVRLLPGEGFDGVPSTGPRVGLREAADNPWRFWIPGDPTVSQYKPHVPKRRA, translated from the coding sequence ATGCCTGTTCGTCGTACTCAGCTGGCCTGTCCGGTGCTGGAGGTCGCCCCTCGGCTCCTCGGCAGGGTCCTCCGCCGGACCACCGAGGAGGGCACCGTCGCCGTCCGCATCACCGAGGTCGAGGCGTACGACGGGCCGAACGATCCCGGGTCGCATGCTTTCCGGGGCGAGACTGCGCGCAACGCGGTGATGTTCGGGCCGGCCGGCTTCTTGTACGTGTACTTCACGTATGGCATGCACTACTGCATGAACGTCAGCGTCGGGCCTGATGGTCGGCCGTCGGCGGTGTTGTTCCGTGCTGGTGAGGTGATCGAGGGCGTTGAGCTGGCGCGGGCCCGCCGGGGGACTGTTGCGCCGGTGGTCGAGAAGTTCAACTCTGCGCTGCCCACCAAGCGGCGGGTTCGGAACCCCGACTGGGATCTGGCACGGGGGCCGGCCCGGCTGTGTGTTGCCTTGGGCATCAGCAGTCGAGAGCCCAACGGCACCGACCTGCTGTCGCCGAAGTCCGCCGTACGGCTGCTTCCCGGAGAGGGTTTCGACGGAGTGCCGTCGACCGGTCCGCGGGTGGGGTTGCGGGAGGCGGCCGACAACCCGTGGCGCTTCTGGATCCCGGGGGATCCGACGGTTTCGCAGTACAAGCCGCACGTGCCCAAGCGGCGGGCATGA
- a CDS encoding peptidylprolyl isomerase, translating into MRATSVIACAALSVAGLLATTGTALSAPAPAPAPAEAPLQLGVQPGSAEAPQPAAAQAGKPTTPTGTTTGPCKYTATPDDPSPRPVSLPPDPTPTPSKGVVRVLLATNQGPVLLTLDRAKAPCTVQSFLHLAKSKFYNFTTCHRLTLYPTLKVLQCGDPTGSGERGPGYSYKDELPTDLPLWPNDPPTSVARLYARGTLAMANAGPNTNGSQFFLTFGDSRLRPDYTVFGTIDRLGLKVLDRVAAAGIVPTAEDPAPVDGAPKRKTDILLAQKLF; encoded by the coding sequence ATGAGAGCCACCAGCGTCATCGCCTGCGCCGCCCTGAGCGTCGCCGGCCTGCTCGCCACCACCGGTACGGCGCTGTCCGCGCCGGCCCCCGCCCCGGCACCGGCGGAGGCCCCGCTGCAGCTGGGAGTCCAGCCGGGCTCTGCCGAGGCCCCGCAGCCCGCCGCGGCGCAGGCGGGCAAGCCGACCACCCCGACCGGGACCACCACCGGCCCGTGCAAGTACACCGCGACGCCCGACGACCCGTCGCCGCGACCGGTGTCGCTGCCGCCGGACCCGACTCCGACTCCGTCGAAGGGCGTCGTACGGGTCCTCCTGGCCACCAACCAAGGGCCGGTCCTGCTCACGCTCGACCGCGCCAAGGCGCCGTGCACGGTGCAGAGCTTCCTGCACCTGGCCAAGAGCAAGTTCTACAACTTCACCACCTGCCACCGGCTCACGCTGTACCCGACCCTCAAGGTCCTCCAGTGCGGCGACCCGACGGGCTCCGGCGAGCGCGGTCCCGGCTACAGCTACAAGGACGAGCTCCCGACCGACCTGCCACTGTGGCCGAACGACCCGCCGACCAGCGTCGCGCGCCTGTACGCCCGCGGCACGCTGGCGATGGCCAACGCCGGCCCGAACACCAACGGCAGCCAGTTCTTCCTCACCTTCGGCGACTCCCGCCTCCGCCCCGACTACACCGTCTTCGGCACCATCGACCGCCTCGGCCTCAAGGTCCTCGACCGCGTCGCCGCCGCCGGCATCGTCCCCACCGCCGAAGACCCCGCCCCGGTCGACGGCGCCCCGAAGCGCAAGACCGACATCCTGCTCGCCCAGAAGCTGTTCTGA
- the argH gene encoding argininosuccinate lyase produces MSTGESLWGSRFTGGPADALAALSKSTQFDWRLAPYDIAGSKAHAKVLHRAGLLTDDDLEGMLRGLDELLADVLSGAFLPAEADEDVHTALERGLLERLGAELGGRLRAGRSRNDQVATLFRSYLREHGRIIARLVLDQITTLADQAEKHLGVAMPGRTHLQHAQPVLLSHHLLAHAWPLIRDLERLAEWDARVAADSPYGAGALAGSSLGLDPLFVATELGFTNSSPNSIDGTSARDFVAEFAFVTAQVGVDLSRQAEEIILWATKEFGFVKLDDAFSTGSSIMPQKKNPDIAELARGKSGRLIGNLTGLLATLKAQPLAYNRDLQEDKEPVFDSVDTLEVLLPAFTGMIRTLVFDTARLEELAPQGFSLATDIAEWLVRQKVPFRVAHELAGACVQECEKRGIELWDLTDAELAAISPHLTSEVRTVLTVEGSISSRNARGGTAKDRVAEQLVELRAQALRFAERLA; encoded by the coding sequence GAGTACGGGAGAAAGCCTGTGGGGCAGCCGGTTCACCGGAGGGCCCGCGGACGCCCTGGCGGCGCTGAGCAAGTCGACCCAGTTCGACTGGCGGCTGGCGCCGTACGACATCGCCGGGTCGAAGGCGCACGCGAAGGTGCTGCACCGCGCCGGGCTGCTGACCGACGACGACCTCGAGGGCATGCTCCGCGGGCTCGACGAGCTGCTGGCCGACGTACTGTCCGGTGCTTTTCTTCCCGCTGAGGCTGACGAGGACGTGCACACCGCGCTCGAGCGGGGTCTGCTGGAGCGCCTGGGTGCTGAGCTCGGTGGGCGGCTGCGGGCGGGGCGCTCGCGGAACGACCAGGTCGCGACGCTGTTCCGCAGCTACCTGCGTGAGCACGGCCGGATCATCGCGCGGCTCGTGCTCGACCAGATCACCACGCTCGCCGACCAGGCCGAGAAGCACCTCGGCGTGGCGATGCCGGGCCGGACGCACCTTCAGCACGCACAGCCGGTGCTGCTCTCGCACCACCTGCTCGCGCACGCCTGGCCGCTGATCCGCGACCTCGAGCGGCTGGCCGAGTGGGACGCGCGCGTCGCGGCCGACTCGCCGTACGGCGCGGGTGCGCTGGCCGGATCGTCGCTCGGGCTGGACCCGCTGTTCGTGGCGACCGAGCTCGGCTTCACCAACTCCTCGCCGAACTCGATCGACGGGACGTCGGCGCGGGACTTCGTCGCGGAGTTCGCGTTCGTCACCGCGCAGGTCGGCGTCGACCTGTCCCGGCAGGCGGAGGAGATCATTCTCTGGGCGACCAAGGAATTCGGGTTCGTCAAGCTGGACGACGCGTTCTCGACCGGGTCGTCGATCATGCCGCAGAAGAAGAACCCCGACATCGCGGAGCTGGCCCGCGGCAAGTCGGGCCGGTTGATCGGCAACCTGACCGGCCTGCTGGCGACGCTGAAGGCGCAGCCGCTGGCGTACAACCGGGACCTGCAGGAGGACAAGGAGCCGGTCTTCGACTCCGTCGACACGCTCGAGGTGCTGCTGCCGGCGTTCACGGGGATGATCCGGACGCTGGTGTTCGACACCGCGCGGCTGGAGGAGCTGGCGCCGCAGGGGTTCTCGCTGGCGACCGACATCGCGGAGTGGCTGGTGCGCCAGAAGGTGCCGTTCCGGGTTGCTCATGAGCTGGCCGGCGCTTGTGTGCAGGAGTGCGAGAAGCGCGGGATCGAGCTGTGGGATCTGACCGACGCCGAGCTTGCGGCGATCTCGCCGCACTTGACTTCTGAGGTCCGCACTGTCCTCACCGTCGAAGGCTCCATCTCCTCGCGTAACGCCCGCGGCGGCACCGCGAAGGATCGCGTCGCCGAACAGCTGGTGGAGCTTCGTGCCCAGGCGCTGCGTTTCGCCGAACGCCTCGCCTGA